A genomic window from Carassius gibelio isolate Cgi1373 ecotype wild population from Czech Republic chromosome A11, carGib1.2-hapl.c, whole genome shotgun sequence includes:
- the LOC128022425 gene encoding NEDD8-activating enzyme E1 catalytic subunit-like isoform X1, whose translation MAEGEEPEKKRRRIEELNENMVVDGDGSDWQGQWDHVKKFLERAGPFTHPDFEPSTESLQFLLDTCKILVIGAGGLGCELLKDLALSGFRHIHVVDMDTIDISNLNRQFLFRPKDVGRPKAEVAADFVNDRVLGCNVVPHYKKIQDLDETFYRQFHIVVCGLDSVVARRWMNGMLLSLLIYEDGVLDPSSIVPLIDGGTEGFKGNARVILPGMTACIDCTLELYPPQINFPMCTIASMPRLPEHCVEYVRMLLWPKEKPFGDGVALDGDDPKHIQWVYQKSRDRAAEFSITGVTYRLTQGVVKRIIPAVASTNAVIAAACATEVFKIATSAYVPLNNYLVFNDVDGLYTYTFEAERKENCSACSQVPQDLQFLPSAKLQEVLDYLTESASLQMKSPAITTTLDGKNKTLYLQTVASIEERTRPNLSRTLKELGLEDGQELAVADITTPQTLLFKLNFIS comes from the exons ATGGCGGAAGGAGAGGAGCC GGAGAAGAAAAGAAGGCGAATAGAGGAGCTGAATGAGAA TATGGTTGTGGATGGAGATGGCAGTGACTGGCAGGGACAGTGGGACCATGTCAAAAAGTTCTTAGAGAGAGCAGGACCCTTCACTCATCCCGATTTTGAACCTAGCACTGAG TCTCTCCAGTTTTTACTGGACACATGCAAAATTCTGGTAATTGGAGCTGGTGGACTTGGTTGTGAGCTGCTCAAAGATCTG GCCTTGTCAGGTTTTCGGCATATTCATGTGGTGGACATGGACACCATTGATATCTCTAACCTCAACAGACAGTTCCTCTTCAG ACCAAAAGATGTGGGCCGACCAAAGGCGGAGGTTGCAGCAGACTTTGTAAATGACAGAGTCCTAGGCTGCAATGTTGTCCC ACATTACAAGAAGATCCAGGACTTGGATGAGACATTTTACAGGC aATTTCACATAGTGGTCTGTGGTCTGGACTCTGTTGTTGCCAGAAGATGGATGAACGGCATGCTG TTATCCCTGCTGATTTATGAAGATGGTGTCCTAGATCCCAGTTCCATTGTTCCTTTAATAGACGGAGGCACAGAGGGCTTCAAGGGCAATGCCCGAGTGATTCTTCCAGGCATGACAGCTTGCATCGATTGCACCCTGGAGCTCTACCCTCCACAG ATTAACTTTCCGATGTGCACTATAGCATCTATGCCGCGGTTACCAGAACATTGTGTTGAATATGTCCGCATGCTGCTTTGGCCCAAAGAGAAGCCTTTTGGAG ATGGTGTAGCCCTAGATGGAGACGACCCAAAGCACATCCAGTGGGTGTACCAGAAATCTCGGGATAGAGCAGCAGAGTTCAGCATCACTGGGGTGACTTACAGACTCACCCAGG GGGTTGTGAAGAGAATAATTCCTGCTGTGGCTTCTACAAATGCTGTTATTGCTG CCGCTTGTGCCACCGAAGTTTTTAAAATTGCCACAAG CGCATACGTTCCCTTGAACAACTACCTGGTGTTCAATGATGTGGATGGGCTGTACACGTACACCTTTGAGGCTGAGAGAAAG GAGAACTGTTCCGCCTGCAGTCAGGTGCCACAGGACCTACAGTTCCTGCCTTCAGCTAAACTCCAGGAGGTTCTGGACTACTTGACTGAGAGCGCCTCTCT CCAAATGAAGTCTCCTGCCATCACCACAACTCTGGATGGAAAAAACAAAACTCTTTATTTACAG aCTGTAGCATCTATTGAAGAGAGAACGCGACCAAATCTAAGCAGAACACTGAAAG AGCTTGGACTAGAGGATGGACAGGAGCTGGCTGTGGCTGACATCACGACTCCTCAGACCTTACTCTTCAAGCTCAACTTCATCTCATAG
- the LOC128022425 gene encoding NEDD8-activating enzyme E1 catalytic subunit-like isoform X2: MAEGEEPMVVDGDGSDWQGQWDHVKKFLERAGPFTHPDFEPSTESLQFLLDTCKILVIGAGGLGCELLKDLALSGFRHIHVVDMDTIDISNLNRQFLFRPKDVGRPKAEVAADFVNDRVLGCNVVPHYKKIQDLDETFYRQFHIVVCGLDSVVARRWMNGMLLSLLIYEDGVLDPSSIVPLIDGGTEGFKGNARVILPGMTACIDCTLELYPPQINFPMCTIASMPRLPEHCVEYVRMLLWPKEKPFGDGVALDGDDPKHIQWVYQKSRDRAAEFSITGVTYRLTQGVVKRIIPAVASTNAVIAAACATEVFKIATSAYVPLNNYLVFNDVDGLYTYTFEAERKENCSACSQVPQDLQFLPSAKLQEVLDYLTESASLQMKSPAITTTLDGKNKTLYLQTVASIEERTRPNLSRTLKELGLEDGQELAVADITTPQTLLFKLNFIS, encoded by the exons ATGGCGGAAGGAGAGGAGCC TATGGTTGTGGATGGAGATGGCAGTGACTGGCAGGGACAGTGGGACCATGTCAAAAAGTTCTTAGAGAGAGCAGGACCCTTCACTCATCCCGATTTTGAACCTAGCACTGAG TCTCTCCAGTTTTTACTGGACACATGCAAAATTCTGGTAATTGGAGCTGGTGGACTTGGTTGTGAGCTGCTCAAAGATCTG GCCTTGTCAGGTTTTCGGCATATTCATGTGGTGGACATGGACACCATTGATATCTCTAACCTCAACAGACAGTTCCTCTTCAG ACCAAAAGATGTGGGCCGACCAAAGGCGGAGGTTGCAGCAGACTTTGTAAATGACAGAGTCCTAGGCTGCAATGTTGTCCC ACATTACAAGAAGATCCAGGACTTGGATGAGACATTTTACAGGC aATTTCACATAGTGGTCTGTGGTCTGGACTCTGTTGTTGCCAGAAGATGGATGAACGGCATGCTG TTATCCCTGCTGATTTATGAAGATGGTGTCCTAGATCCCAGTTCCATTGTTCCTTTAATAGACGGAGGCACAGAGGGCTTCAAGGGCAATGCCCGAGTGATTCTTCCAGGCATGACAGCTTGCATCGATTGCACCCTGGAGCTCTACCCTCCACAG ATTAACTTTCCGATGTGCACTATAGCATCTATGCCGCGGTTACCAGAACATTGTGTTGAATATGTCCGCATGCTGCTTTGGCCCAAAGAGAAGCCTTTTGGAG ATGGTGTAGCCCTAGATGGAGACGACCCAAAGCACATCCAGTGGGTGTACCAGAAATCTCGGGATAGAGCAGCAGAGTTCAGCATCACTGGGGTGACTTACAGACTCACCCAGG GGGTTGTGAAGAGAATAATTCCTGCTGTGGCTTCTACAAATGCTGTTATTGCTG CCGCTTGTGCCACCGAAGTTTTTAAAATTGCCACAAG CGCATACGTTCCCTTGAACAACTACCTGGTGTTCAATGATGTGGATGGGCTGTACACGTACACCTTTGAGGCTGAGAGAAAG GAGAACTGTTCCGCCTGCAGTCAGGTGCCACAGGACCTACAGTTCCTGCCTTCAGCTAAACTCCAGGAGGTTCTGGACTACTTGACTGAGAGCGCCTCTCT CCAAATGAAGTCTCCTGCCATCACCACAACTCTGGATGGAAAAAACAAAACTCTTTATTTACAG aCTGTAGCATCTATTGAAGAGAGAACGCGACCAAATCTAAGCAGAACACTGAAAG AGCTTGGACTAGAGGATGGACAGGAGCTGGCTGTGGCTGACATCACGACTCCTCAGACCTTACTCTTCAAGCTCAACTTCATCTCATAG